The following is a genomic window from Thermoflexus hugenholtzii JAD2.
AGATCACCCCACGCTCTTCGAGCCCATCGATTACGAGGTGTTCTGCGGCCTGGCCCCGCGAACGCCCGCGTGAGGCAGAGCGAGAAGCGCTCAACAGGAGGAGGGGATGGGGTCCGTGTGGATGCTGATCCTCGGCGCGTATCTGATCGGATCGTTCCCCACAGGCTGGCTGGTGGTTCGCCTGCTGACCGGGCAGGATGTGCGGCGGATCGGCAGCGGCCGGACGGGCGGGACCAACGCGATGCGCGCCGGGGGGCTCCCGGCCGGCTTGCTCACCGGCCTGGGAGATCTTGTCAAAGGATTCCTGGCCATCGAATGGGCCCGGATGCTGTTTCCGGGCCAGCCCCTGGCCGGGGCGGTGGCGGGCATCTTGGCCGTGGCCGGCCATAACTGGCCGATCTGGCTGAGGTTCCGGGGCGGGGCGGGGACCGCTCCGAACCTGGGGACGGCCATCGCCCTCTGGCCCCTGGTCGCGGCCGTGCTGTTGCCTCTGGTTCCTCTCCTTGCTGCCCTCACCGGATACGCATCGATGACTTCCTTGATCCTCGCTTTTGTGGTCCCTGGGCTCTTCGCCCTGCGCGCGGTGGCCTTCGGGGGGCCATGGGCGGAGGTCCTGTATGGGCTTGGCACCCTCGGGCTGATCGTCTGGGCCCTGCGCCCGAACTTTCGGCGCCTCCGGGAGGGGACCGAGCCCCGCCTGCGCCTCTCCGGGTGGCCCAAGGCCCCCGTCCCTTCCGGGCTGGCGGAAGGCAATGAGCGGTCCAGGACGTCGGCCTGACCTTGCGTGAGACCTCGGGAGAGGTCCACTCTCCTATCCTCCGCTCAGGGATTCCCCTCCGAGGACAGAACATGCGCTGGGAGACCCTGGATGGCATGATGGCAGGGGATTATCGGATCCGGG
Proteins encoded in this region:
- a CDS encoding glycerol-3-phosphate acyltransferase, which produces MGSVWMLILGAYLIGSFPTGWLVVRLLTGQDVRRIGSGRTGGTNAMRAGGLPAGLLTGLGDLVKGFLAIEWARMLFPGQPLAGAVAGILAVAGHNWPIWLRFRGGAGTAPNLGTAIALWPLVAAVLLPLVPLLAALTGYASMTSLILAFVVPGLFALRAVAFGGPWAEVLYGLGTLGLIVWALRPNFRRLREGTEPRLRLSGWPKAPVPSGLAEGNERSRTSA